The nucleotide sequence CCATCCATACCTCACGCAAAAAGAAGTTCAGGCTTTTTGCATAGAACAAGGCATTCAGCTGGAAGCCTGGTCGCCATTGATGGCCGGTGAATTATTGAATCAGCCCGTGCTGAAAGAAATTGCAGAGAAATACAATAAATCAGTTGCCCAAGTGATTTTGAGATGGGATCTGCAAAACGGGGTCGTGACCATCCCGAAATCGACCAATGAACAGCGGATCATTGAAAATGCTTCTATTTATGATTTCGAACTTTCGATAGAAGATATGGACCGCATTGAAACATTAAACCAAAACAAGCGCGTAGGGCCCGACCCGGATAATTTCGATTTTTAACGAGCAGCAGACAATCTCTTTAAAAGAGCTTGTCTGTTTTTTCTTTGCCTGAATACGGATTAGACAGATACCTCGAAATTTGATATTGTACATTAGTTAGCTTAACTAACAGTTAATCAGACTAACCATTTTCAAAAGGAGGTCTTCCCATTAAAACATTTCAGCAATTTTTCCACCAATTTATGCTGTTGTATCGGCCTTTTGAGCATCATCTCAATATAGAGCTTGGCAAACATGGCTTGTACCGGGCGGAATGGACAATTCTGTATTACCTGGCCAACAATGAATCGGCAACATTGGTCGAGCTTGCCCAGTATCAGCGAGTCGAAAAACCGACGATGACCCGAATTATTAGAAGCTTGGAGGAATCCAGCTTTATCGAGCACATCCCTGGAAAAGATCGGCGCGAAAAGCCGATGAAGCTAACTGAGCTTGGCAAAAAAGTATACGCAGAAGTCCGGGTGACGGTCGACCGGTTTGAACAGGATATTCTCGAAGG is from Planococcus liqunii and encodes:
- a CDS encoding MarR family winged helix-turn-helix transcriptional regulator; this translates as MLLYRPFEHHLNIELGKHGLYRAEWTILYYLANNESATLVELAQYQRVEKPTMTRIIRSLEESSFIEHIPGKDRREKPMKLTELGKKVYAEVRVTVDRFEQDILEGISEEQQLEAIEVMNAIRNQLISKESGK